Proteins encoded within one genomic window of Methanothrix harundinacea 6Ac:
- a CDS encoding pyruvate ferredoxin oxidoreductase subunit gamma — translation MKEIRFHGRGGQGAVTAAELIAIAAFEDKKYSQAFPAFGVERRGAPVMAFARIASEPIRIRSQIYEPDYVIVQDVTLLEVVDVASGLKPEGKIIINTDRDPKDLKLKTGAEVVTIDATRIALEKLGRPIVNTTMLGAFCGATGEVSLESVNKAILSRFSGSLGEKNLAAIKTAYEGVSR, via the coding sequence TTGAAGGAGATTCGATTTCACGGCCGGGGTGGCCAGGGAGCTGTCACTGCTGCTGAATTGATAGCAATTGCGGCTTTTGAGGATAAAAAGTACTCCCAGGCTTTCCCCGCCTTTGGTGTGGAGCGGCGAGGCGCTCCAGTCATGGCTTTTGCCCGAATTGCCAGCGAGCCGATCCGGATCAGAAGCCAGATCTACGAGCCCGATTACGTCATCGTCCAGGATGTGACCCTCCTGGAGGTCGTAGACGTGGCGAGCGGCCTCAAGCCGGAGGGGAAGATCATCATCAACACCGACAGGGATCCAAAGGACCTCAAGCTCAAGACCGGGGCGGAGGTCGTCACCATCGATGCCACCAGGATCGCCCTCGAGAAGCTGGGGAGGCCGATCGTCAACACCACCATGCTCGGAGCCTTCTGCGGCGCCACCGGCGAGGTGAGCCTCGAGAGCGTAAACAAGGCGATTCTGAGCCGGTTCAGCGGCTCCCTGGGCGAGAAGAACCTGGCAGCCATAAAGACCGCTTACGAGGGGGTCAGCCGATGA
- a CDS encoding thiamine pyrophosphate-dependent enzyme, with protein MEESLFAPGHRACAGCGMPTAIKLVLDAAGPNTIVVSPTGCLEVTSTPFPESSWRVPWIHSLFENPAAVASGVEVALKRFKKTDINLLVIGGDGSTFDIGFGSISGMFDRGHRITYVCYDNEAYMNTGVQRSGSTPFCAKTTTTPTGKLSLGNPRPKKDLPAIAVAHGVPYVATASIAYPVDLRRKVRRSLSADGPAYIQVNAPCITGWSYEAGDTIEQARLVVETCLWPLYEYVDGALAGVTKVRRKRPVEDYLKTQGRYKHLFKGEAGARVLAQVQAMADANAEKFGLLD; from the coding sequence ATGGAAGAGAGTTTGTTTGCGCCCGGCCACAGGGCCTGCGCAGGATGTGGAATGCCCACGGCGATAAAGCTCGTCCTGGACGCCGCGGGGCCCAACACCATCGTCGTCTCGCCTACGGGATGCCTCGAGGTCACCTCGACCCCCTTCCCAGAGAGCTCCTGGAGGGTCCCCTGGATCCACTCCCTCTTCGAGAACCCCGCGGCCGTCGCCTCCGGGGTGGAGGTGGCCCTCAAGAGGTTCAAAAAGACCGACATAAACCTCCTGGTCATAGGCGGCGACGGAAGCACCTTCGACATCGGCTTCGGCTCCATATCGGGGATGTTCGACCGGGGTCACAGGATCACCTACGTCTGCTACGACAACGAGGCCTACATGAACACCGGGGTCCAGAGGAGCGGATCGACCCCCTTCTGCGCTAAGACGACGACGACGCCCACGGGGAAGCTGAGCCTAGGAAACCCCAGGCCGAAGAAGGACCTGCCGGCGATAGCCGTAGCCCACGGCGTCCCTTACGTCGCCACCGCCTCCATCGCCTACCCCGTGGACCTCCGGCGGAAGGTCAGAAGGTCTCTATCGGCCGACGGTCCCGCCTACATCCAGGTGAACGCCCCCTGCATCACCGGCTGGAGCTATGAGGCGGGGGACACCATCGAGCAGGCTAGGCTCGTCGTCGAGACCTGCCTATGGCCTTTATACGAGTACGTCGACGGGGCCCTCGCCGGGGTGACGAAGGTCCGGAGGAAGAGGCCCGTGGAGGATTACCTCAAGACCCAGGGGAGGTACAAGCACCTCTTCAAGGGCGAGGCGGGGGCCCGGGTCCTGGCCCAGGTCCAGGCTATGGCCGACGCCAACGCCGAGAAGTTCGGCCTCCTCGACTGA
- a CDS encoding type II toxin-antitoxin system RelE family toxin yields MSYTVIVLPKAEKHLIKLDQRAFDKIYEHIEELRNNPYNPRPNADIKKLRGFKSPPMYRLRIGKQRLEYFVDESDKTIYIADAFMRSGESDYR; encoded by the coding sequence TTGTCGTATACCGTTATCGTATTGCCAAAAGCCGAGAAGCATCTCATCAAGCTGGATCAGAGGGCATTTGATAAGATCTATGAACATATCGAAGAATTGAGAAATAATCCATACAATCCGCGCCCCAATGCCGATATCAAGAAGCTAAGAGGATTTAAATCCCCGCCAATGTACAGACTTAGGATCGGAAAGCAGAGATTAGAGTATTTCGTCGACGAATCGGACAAAACGATATACATCGCCGATGCATTTATGAGATCTGGCGAGTCGGATTATAGATAA
- a CDS encoding transposase: MSFNPRSYRGEEKKYTERFRFVSIFNKDEDRYHMYITNISSELLEPDEVARIYAARWVVEILFKELKSRYVLYMVPTYNPQAIEVIIWIAILMLIISRKILKVVRALNKEVKMARFSTLRWSNIFTENASSLLAGVLHHMGLETSSKTSH; this comes from the coding sequence ATGAGCTTCAACCCCCGTTCTTATCGAGGCGAGGAGAAAAAGTACACCGAGCGGTTCAGGTTTGTGTCGATATTTAACAAGGATGAAGACAGGTACCATATGTATATCACAAATATTTCTTCAGAGTTGTTAGAACCTGACGAAGTAGCGAGGATTTACGCGGCTCGATGGGTGGTCGAGATTCTATTTAAGGAACTCAAGAGCAGGTACGTACTGTATATGGTTCCTACGTATAATCCTCAAGCGATTGAGGTTATAATCTGGATAGCTATACTAATGCTAATAATAAGTAGGAAAATTTTAAAAGTTGTGCGAGCCTTAAATAAGGAGGTGAAGATGGCAAGATTTTCCACCCTTAGATGGAGCAATATCTTCACCGAAAACGCAAGCTCTCTACTGGCTGGCGTCCTTCATCATATGGGATTAGAAACTTCCTCAAAAACATCTCACTAA
- a CDS encoding 4Fe-4S binding protein produces the protein MTRCEVRMVVEPGSSEITKTGAWRTFVPVFDHAKCIKCSLCEIYCPESCIHQIDGNFVPDLDYCKGCSVCAHECPRGAITMVLEEK, from the coding sequence ATGACTAGATGCGAAGTTAGGATGGTGGTGGAGCCGGGGAGCTCCGAGATCACCAAGACCGGCGCCTGGAGAACCTTCGTTCCCGTCTTCGATCACGCCAAGTGCATCAAGTGCAGCCTCTGCGAGATCTACTGCCCCGAGAGCTGCATCCACCAGATCGATGGGAACTTCGTTCCGGATCTGGACTACTGCAAGGGGTGCAGCGTCTGCGCCCACGAATGTCCGAGGGGAGCGATCACCATGGTCCTGGAGGAGAAGTAG
- the porA gene encoding pyruvate synthase subunit PorA, which produces MKKVVEGSYGIADAVRCCSPDVISVYPITPQTHIVEHLSEFVADGKLDCQYINVESEFSSLSSLIGASAAGARTYTSTTSQGLALMFEVLFNVSGMRLPIVMTTVNRALSAPLSIWNDQQDAMAAREAGWIQIYAENVQEAMDLTPQLYKISEDPKILTPSMACMDGFILTHVYEPVEFLDIEKVREFLPPYRPEDVLDPKDPKTFGAFADPSWFTEFKYLQYQAMERAKKKIALVSKEFEEVFGRGYGGLIDTYSMEDAEVALVTMGSVVGTVKEAIDGLRSEGVKVGLVKIRSYRPFPEEELKEALKDAEVIVTIEKDVSMGYESALLTDLKGAFYNSPIRVPIVGFAAGLGGRDIGVKQIRRIVERASKVRGAGIEAEFEIFDVKPECL; this is translated from the coding sequence ATGAAGAAAGTGGTAGAAGGATCCTATGGGATAGCCGATGCCGTCCGGTGCTGCTCTCCCGACGTCATATCGGTCTATCCGATCACCCCCCAGACCCACATCGTCGAGCACCTCTCGGAGTTCGTCGCCGACGGAAAGCTCGACTGCCAGTACATCAACGTCGAGTCGGAGTTCTCCTCCCTCTCCTCCCTCATCGGGGCGTCCGCCGCTGGAGCCCGAACCTACACCTCGACCACCTCCCAGGGGCTCGCCCTGATGTTCGAGGTCCTCTTCAACGTCTCGGGGATGAGGCTTCCCATCGTCATGACGACGGTGAACCGGGCCCTCAGCGCCCCCCTCTCCATCTGGAACGATCAGCAGGACGCCATGGCCGCCCGGGAGGCGGGCTGGATCCAGATCTACGCCGAGAACGTCCAGGAGGCGATGGACCTCACCCCCCAGCTCTACAAGATCTCCGAGGACCCGAAGATCCTCACCCCCTCCATGGCCTGCATGGACGGGTTCATCCTCACCCACGTCTACGAGCCGGTGGAGTTTTTGGATATCGAGAAGGTCAGAGAGTTCCTCCCGCCCTATCGGCCCGAGGACGTCCTCGACCCGAAAGACCCCAAGACCTTCGGAGCCTTCGCCGACCCGAGCTGGTTTACAGAGTTCAAGTACCTCCAGTACCAGGCGATGGAGAGGGCTAAAAAGAAGATCGCTCTGGTCTCAAAGGAGTTTGAGGAGGTCTTCGGCCGCGGATACGGCGGCCTCATCGATACCTACTCCATGGAGGATGCCGAGGTCGCCCTCGTCACCATGGGCTCCGTCGTCGGGACCGTCAAGGAGGCGATCGACGGCCTCAGGTCCGAGGGGGTGAAGGTGGGCCTCGTCAAGATCAGGAGCTACCGGCCCTTCCCCGAGGAGGAGCTGAAGGAGGCCCTGAAGGATGCAGAGGTCATAGTGACGATCGAAAAGGATGTATCGATGGGGTACGAGAGCGCCCTCCTCACCGACCTCAAGGGAGCCTTCTACAACAGCCCCATCAGGGTGCCGATCGTCGGGTTTGCGGCAGGCCTCGGCGGCCGGGACATCGGGGTCAAGCAGATAAGAAGGATCGTCGAGAGGGCGTCGAAGGTCAGAGGCGCCGGGATCGAGGCCGAGTTTGAGATCTTCGACGTGAAGCCAGAGTGTCTCTAG
- a CDS encoding type II toxin-antitoxin system HicB family antitoxin translates to MMDRKMTGLNLTASLNLTATIWEEDGAYVSKCSELQVASWGMTPAEALRCLKEAVELYLENAEELGLFPYSRSG, encoded by the coding sequence ATGATGGATCGGAAGATGACCGGCCTGAACCTGACCGCCTCCCTGAACCTGACCGCCACGATCTGGGAAGAGGATGGCGCCTACGTCTCCAAGTGCTCTGAGCTGCAGGTCGCCAGCTGGGGCATGACGCCCGCGGAGGCGCTTCGATGCCTGAAAGAGGCTGTAGAGCTATACCTGGAGAATGCTGAGGAGCTGGGCCTCTTCCCATATTCTAGAAGCGGATAA
- a CDS encoding restriction endonuclease subunit S, which produces MGQLTRFSKETWSPENHNTSTFFYIEIGGVDRFTAAVTANEIPVADAPSRARMKVRTGDIIVSLTRPHHGSIALIKKEHHGCIASTGFAIIRNIDETQISKEYLVHTLRSSICLDQMLRRSSGGNYPAITEEELANIKIPVPPAEIQCRLVAELDPARVQRDQSLAEAESLLASIDSYVLELLAILPHQDPRRVFAVRRDQVSSRLDADYHSPQFQRLRRAIENGNYPSKYLSELVVFMRSGFAAGRRDQALGGEPAVPHLRPLNLSAWGELSIDKTKSVPASSVKPDDYLVHGEVLFNNTNSAEWVGKSGVYDLETPCACSNHMTRISLKPGIDPYFIAALLNAFRGIGYFSALSTFFNNQAGINTATLAELRVPVPSETVQKAIAKEVVQRKAKAMRLRTHAENIWQEALSHFEQQLLHGGIT; this is translated from the coding sequence TTGGGGCAGTTAACGCGCTTTTCGAAGGAAACTTGGTCACCAGAAAACCATAACACGTCTACATTTTTTTATATTGAGATAGGTGGTGTGGATCGGTTTACTGCTGCTGTTACGGCAAACGAAATACCTGTAGCTGATGCACCAAGTCGCGCAAGAATGAAAGTTAGAACAGGCGACATCATCGTCAGTCTTACGCGTCCGCATCACGGTTCGATTGCTCTAATAAAGAAAGAGCATCATGGGTGTATTGCTTCGACCGGATTTGCCATCATTCGTAATATTGATGAAACACAAATCTCGAAGGAATACCTTGTTCATACGTTACGCTCATCGATTTGCCTTGATCAAATGCTTAGGCGAAGCAGTGGAGGTAATTATCCTGCGATTACTGAAGAGGAGCTTGCCAATATTAAAATCCCCGTCCCACCGGCTGAAATTCAGTGTCGCCTAGTGGCCGAACTTGATCCTGCTCGCGTCCAACGTGACCAATCATTGGCAGAGGCGGAGAGCCTGTTGGCTTCCATCGATAGCTATGTTCTGGAGCTGTTAGCCATTCTGCCTCACCAGGACCCACGCCGGGTATTTGCTGTGCGACGAGATCAAGTCTCATCACGCCTTGATGCTGATTATCACAGCCCGCAATTCCAGCGCCTTCGGCGTGCTATAGAAAACGGCAATTATCCATCCAAGTATCTTAGCGAATTGGTAGTGTTTATGCGCTCCGGTTTTGCAGCGGGTCGCCGAGATCAAGCTCTTGGCGGCGAACCAGCAGTGCCGCATTTGAGACCTTTGAACTTAAGCGCCTGGGGCGAACTATCCATCGATAAAACCAAAAGTGTACCCGCATCCAGCGTCAAGCCAGATGACTATCTAGTTCACGGTGAAGTGCTGTTTAACAACACTAATTCGGCCGAATGGGTGGGCAAAAGTGGCGTGTACGATTTAGAAACGCCTTGCGCTTGTTCAAACCACATGACCCGTATAAGCCTGAAACCAGGAATCGATCCGTATTTCATCGCTGCTCTGCTCAACGCCTTCCGCGGCATTGGTTACTTCTCTGCGCTGAGCACGTTTTTCAACAACCAGGCAGGCATTAACACCGCCACACTCGCAGAACTGCGGGTGCCGGTGCCAAGCGAGACTGTGCAGAAAGCCATAGCTAAAGAGGTGGTTCAACGTAAAGCCAAAGCTATGCGCCTGCGAACCCACGCCGAAAATATCTGGCAAGAAGCTCTCTCACATTTCGAGCAGCAACTCTTGCATGGAGGTATTACATGA
- a CDS encoding IMP cyclohydrolase: MYVGRIVIIGGTGGRAWVGYRVSSRSFPNRKAKVRGDSVLVSPVDPLDLEKNPYIAYNCIRIAGKAAVVANGTHADMIGEKIADGTRPLEAIALSLIAFGYERDELDTPRIAGAVMGGRGWLGIARKDEIWAKEYDLSGDGAFMVATYEKTEFEEISLGGGSAGEIAKAAFEMDYEKPVCSAAAFDAGSDAGGDGCSSFKLAAYNPATK; the protein is encoded by the coding sequence ATGTACGTAGGAAGGATCGTGATCATAGGGGGGACGGGAGGCCGGGCCTGGGTCGGGTACCGGGTATCGTCCCGCTCCTTTCCAAACCGCAAAGCTAAGGTGAGGGGTGATTCAGTCCTCGTATCGCCTGTGGATCCGCTGGATCTGGAGAAGAACCCCTATATAGCCTACAACTGCATCAGGATCGCCGGGAAGGCGGCGGTCGTCGCCAACGGGACCCACGCCGACATGATAGGAGAGAAGATCGCTGACGGGACGAGGCCCCTGGAGGCGATCGCCCTGAGCCTCATCGCCTTCGGCTACGAGAGGGACGAGCTGGACACCCCCCGGATCGCCGGGGCGGTGATGGGGGGGCGGGGGTGGCTGGGGATAGCCCGAAAAGACGAGATCTGGGCTAAGGAGTACGACCTCTCCGGGGATGGGGCCTTCATGGTCGCCACCTACGAGAAGACGGAGTTCGAGGAGATCTCTCTGGGTGGCGGGAGCGCCGGAGAGATAGCAAAAGCCGCCTTCGAGATGGACTACGAAAAGCCGGTATGCTCTGCCGCGGCCTTCGATGCCGGGAGCGATGCGGGTGGCGACGGATGCAGCAGCTTCAAGCTGGCGGCGTACAACCCGGCAACAAAATGA
- a CDS encoding transposase, with translation MGPWIKDQILLIDLGFYKYQIFTRIKENGGYFASRLKNNANPAIIENYSKWCGRSIDVRGKHLQDVLKDLRDRY, from the coding sequence ATGGGGCCATGGATAAAGGACCAGATCCTGCTTATTGATCTGGGGTTCTACAAGTATCAGATTTTTACTCGGATCAAGGAGAACGGCGGATACTTCGCTTCAAGGCTGAAAAACAACGCTAATCCAGCTATCATCGAAAACTATAGTAAATGGTGTGGCCGAAGCATCGATGTTCGAGGAAAACATCTTCAGGATGTCTTGAAGGACTTAAGAGACAGATATTAG
- the fhcD gene encoding formylmethanofuran--tetrahydromethanopterin N-formyltransferase gives MEISGVEIEDTFAEGFPIKVARVLITAITERWAMEAAREATGFGTSVIMCPAEAGIERLARRAETPDGRPGVYIQICNMSFKNLEASLLARIGQCVLTAPTTAVFNGLPEAEKQFDTGAKLKFFGDGFQKEMAYCDRGVCSIPVMSGDFIVEEKMGAVDGIAGGNFYIMAENQAAALMAAEAAVDAIREEEGTITPFPGGVVASGSKVGSRYKFLKASTNERFCPTLQDEGVCILPPSIRASYEVVINGVSREAIERSMRSGIMAACKVPGVVKISAGNFEGKLGPHLFKLHEILG, from the coding sequence ATGGAGATAAGCGGCGTAGAGATTGAGGATACCTTTGCGGAGGGCTTTCCGATAAAGGTGGCGCGGGTTCTGATCACGGCGATAACGGAGCGGTGGGCGATGGAGGCGGCCCGGGAGGCGACGGGCTTTGGGACCTCCGTCATCATGTGCCCGGCGGAGGCGGGGATCGAGCGGCTGGCCCGGCGGGCTGAGACCCCCGACGGGAGGCCGGGGGTTTACATCCAGATCTGCAACATGAGCTTCAAGAACCTGGAGGCGTCCCTCCTCGCCCGGATAGGCCAGTGCGTCCTGACGGCGCCGACGACGGCGGTCTTCAACGGCCTCCCCGAGGCGGAGAAGCAGTTCGATACGGGGGCGAAGCTGAAGTTCTTCGGGGACGGCTTCCAGAAGGAGATGGCCTACTGCGACCGGGGGGTCTGCAGCATCCCGGTGATGTCCGGAGACTTCATCGTCGAGGAGAAGATGGGGGCCGTAGACGGGATCGCCGGGGGGAACTTCTACATCATGGCCGAGAACCAGGCCGCCGCCCTCATGGCCGCCGAGGCGGCCGTCGACGCCATCCGGGAAGAGGAGGGGACGATCACCCCATTTCCCGGCGGTGTCGTCGCCAGCGGCTCGAAGGTGGGGAGCCGCTACAAGTTCCTGAAGGCCTCGACGAACGAGAGGTTCTGTCCGACCCTCCAGGACGAGGGGGTCTGCATCCTGCCGCCCTCCATCCGGGCCTCCTACGAGGTGGTGATCAACGGCGTCAGCCGGGAGGCGATCGAGAGGTCGATGCGCTCCGGGATCATGGCGGCCTGCAAGGTCCCCGGCGTCGTCAAGATATCGGCCGGGAACTTCGAGGGGAAGCTCGGCCCCCATCTCTTCAAGCTGCACGAGATCCTGGGGTGA
- a CDS encoding type II toxin-antitoxin system PemK/MazF family toxin has translation MVVVPFPFTDLMSSKRRPALLLRKYRDDVIVAYIYSRVPERLSPAEVLVSSASASFKGTGLLTDSVIMLNKPATVEKRLIIRVLGEADDDLKAEINFKLR, from the coding sequence ATCGTCGTCGTACCCTTCCCCTTCACAGATTTGATGAGCTCCAAGAGAAGGCCCGCCCTTCTTCTCCGCAAATACAGAGACGACGTCATCGTGGCTTATATATATTCAAGAGTTCCAGAGCGTCTTTCGCCGGCCGAGGTCTTGGTATCTAGCGCCTCTGCCTCATTCAAGGGCACGGGGTTATTAACTGACTCAGTCATAATGCTCAATAAGCCCGCCACCGTTGAGAAGCGGCTAATCATCCGCGTCCTAGGTGAGGCGGACGACGACCTTAAAGCAGAGATCAACTTCAAGCTCCGTTGA
- a CDS encoding motility twitching protein PilT yields MTGPERGARADRKARLPGRGWTALVYFCRGKPRGRRIGDFDEVIASIALVHDREIGTRDLRFREVLGW; encoded by the coding sequence GTGACGGGTCCTGAGCGGGGCGCAAGGGCGGACCGAAAAGCCCGGCTCCCGGGGCGGGGATGGACCGCTCTAGTCTATTTTTGCCGGGGGAAGCCCAGGGGGCGGAGGATCGGCGATTTTGACGAGGTGATCGCATCAATCGCCCTCGTCCACGACCGGGAGATCGGGACGCGGGACCTCCGGTTTAGGGAGGTGTTGGGGTGGTGA
- a CDS encoding restriction endonuclease subunit M, with translation MNQSIQNFLEQALNEGHLQLITSGKSEKIRYVAVNVTEKWSDPEEKIRAAYYAELIYRYGYKPDCIGVEVTVPDRTPADRADLVIFHDATRTRPFAVIECKRDDISDTEFKQAIDQAFGNGHAHKFRASYVGVIAGHTRGFFDCSDKFGVLEREANVVADLPVQYGKPEEFKYYFKAPPKPDIAAVSRDDLIKTIRKCHQTLWGGGRLSPPMAFGELTKLIFLKTRDEKAPRKSGKPYAFQIKTNETPERLARRIKDMYSKEREKEPDVFNDDIKIDNITLKNVVLHLEGLNLNATDLDTKGVAFEQFMDGFFKGDFGQYFTPRNIIAFAIQMLDIKEDDTVIDPACGSGGFLLHALDHVRHKASDYWPEDSKEHYEYWHSFAEKRLFGIEINEEIARVAKMNMIVHDDGHTNIIGQDALQPLAAIAKRNQGFAKILGINPDTGQRDEQKGFSKIPTNPPFGAVVKEELHSYLSTYELSRYGKETAVKQRASVKTEIIYCERVWQLLKPGGQAAVVLPDGLLTTSSLQRVRNWILERFKILAVVSLPQFAFAHFGAGVKSSVVFLEKRGMDESASDDEAIFMAMAENIGYDATGSTTYEVEVLDEVPKKERIERQCCDLFDWDVQFDWKPGEGKKPGRWSERRRHVVQGSGLLGQYANFKRDPKPFFV, from the coding sequence ATGAACCAGTCAATACAAAATTTTCTGGAACAGGCCTTGAATGAAGGCCATCTGCAACTCATCACAAGCGGCAAGAGTGAGAAAATCCGTTATGTCGCGGTCAACGTTACTGAAAAGTGGAGCGATCCAGAAGAGAAGATTCGCGCCGCCTACTATGCCGAACTGATTTACCGTTATGGCTACAAGCCCGATTGCATTGGCGTGGAAGTCACCGTGCCAGACCGCACGCCAGCAGATCGTGCGGATCTAGTGATATTTCATGATGCCACCCGCACGCGACCTTTCGCAGTCATCGAATGCAAGCGTGATGATATCTCTGATACTGAGTTCAAGCAGGCCATCGACCAAGCTTTCGGAAACGGTCACGCCCATAAATTCCGTGCGTCTTACGTCGGTGTTATCGCAGGTCATACTCGTGGCTTCTTCGACTGCTCCGACAAGTTCGGCGTGCTGGAGCGTGAAGCCAACGTCGTTGCCGACTTGCCAGTGCAATACGGCAAGCCAGAAGAGTTCAAGTATTATTTCAAAGCGCCACCCAAGCCAGACATCGCAGCCGTTAGCCGTGATGATCTGATCAAGACCATTCGTAAATGCCACCAGACTTTGTGGGGTGGCGGGCGACTCTCGCCACCGATGGCTTTTGGTGAATTGACAAAGCTCATCTTTCTTAAAACGCGGGATGAAAAAGCTCCGCGAAAGTCAGGGAAACCCTATGCATTCCAGATCAAAACCAACGAAACACCCGAACGGCTGGCCCGTCGCATTAAAGATATGTATTCAAAGGAACGGGAGAAAGAGCCAGATGTATTCAACGACGATATCAAGATAGACAACATAACCCTCAAGAATGTGGTTTTGCATCTGGAGGGCTTGAACCTCAATGCCACCGACCTCGACACGAAGGGAGTGGCTTTCGAGCAGTTTATGGATGGCTTTTTTAAGGGCGATTTTGGCCAATACTTCACTCCGAGAAACATCATCGCTTTTGCTATACAGATGCTCGATATAAAGGAAGATGACACCGTGATAGACCCGGCCTGCGGCTCCGGCGGTTTCTTATTACACGCGCTTGACCATGTGCGCCATAAAGCCTCTGATTACTGGCCCGAAGACAGCAAAGAGCACTATGAATATTGGCACAGTTTTGCGGAGAAGCGCCTCTTCGGTATCGAGATCAACGAAGAGATCGCCCGCGTCGCCAAGATGAATATGATCGTGCACGACGACGGCCACACAAACATCATCGGTCAGGATGCACTCCAACCTCTGGCCGCAATCGCCAAGCGTAATCAGGGTTTCGCCAAGATCTTAGGCATAAATCCCGACACCGGTCAGCGGGATGAGCAGAAGGGCTTTTCCAAAATTCCTACAAATCCGCCCTTTGGCGCGGTAGTTAAAGAGGAGCTGCACAGCTATCTTAGCACCTATGAACTCTCACGCTACGGAAAAGAGACGGCGGTCAAACAACGAGCTAGTGTTAAGACCGAAATCATCTACTGCGAACGAGTCTGGCAACTTCTCAAGCCGGGTGGTCAAGCTGCTGTGGTACTTCCCGACGGACTTCTAACAACCTCCAGCTTGCAGAGAGTACGCAACTGGATTCTAGAGCGCTTTAAGATACTAGCTGTGGTCAGCCTTCCACAGTTCGCTTTTGCTCACTTCGGAGCAGGGGTCAAATCCTCAGTTGTGTTCCTGGAGAAGCGAGGTATGGATGAGTCTGCCTCGGATGATGAAGCCATCTTTATGGCTATGGCTGAGAACATCGGCTATGATGCCACTGGAAGCACCACTTACGAGGTGGAAGTGCTGGACGAGGTGCCAAAGAAGGAACGCATTGAACGCCAATGCTGCGACCTGTTCGATTGGGATGTTCAATTCGACTGGAAGCCCGGCGAAGGCAAAAAACCCGGGCGATGGAGCGAACGGCGCCGCCATGTGGTGCAGGGCAGCGGCTTATTAGGTCAATATGCTAATTTTAAGCGTGATCCGAAACCTTTTTTCGTCTAG